The Bos indicus x Bos taurus breed Angus x Brahman F1 hybrid chromosome 11, Bos_hybrid_MaternalHap_v2.0, whole genome shotgun sequence sequence GACTACAGCAATCCCTGACACCATTGAGGCCTTTTTCCAGTCCAAGTCTTCAAATTGGGACTTTTTCCCTGGGAGGAAGACTCGGGGGTCAGCACTGCCCCGCCCCCCATACCAGGAGCCAGGCCAGCACCCGACTCCAGCTGCCCACCCGGGACAATTGTGTGCAGGGCCCAGTCTGGATGCCAAAACGGGACGACGACGACGTCACCTATGCTGACCTGGCTACGAAACCCAGAGCTCCAACACACCCCGTGGCACTCAGCCACAACACAGCAGGCGGCCCTCGCCACTGCAGGAGGGCACAGGACAACAGCAAGTGGACAGCAGGCCATGCCGAGCGGCAGGACAAGCCGTCAGCTGTCGGGGCCCCGCAGGCCAGGCAGAGGACTCGGCCTCCAGTCAAGGCCTCTCCCATCTGCGCCTCTGGCATCACCAGAAAATGCGATTCTGCAGGAGAACGTGGGACAAGAACCAACACCGACGCGAGTCTCGTGGCCCAGCACCCACAACCACGCAGACCTGCACTCGCCTCCACGAGCCGGAGACGGCCCCGCAGAAAACCCGCACCAGCCGGGGGCAGAGCCCCCCCATACCTGAAATTTCTTATCCCCCGTGAGACGAGAGAGCTCTCGGAACTCCAGCTGAATGCTTGTCACCTCAGCCACCGTGCTGTCAGAGGTCCATCGGGGTGGGTGAGCAACTCCAGTGCCAATGTTTACCATGGAGTATGGAATCTTAGAGGGTGTTCGGAAGGCAGGCATTAACCGATTTCCAAAATCCTCCTGACACACAACACAGCGATGAGTCAACGATTCCTGCTGCTCGGCGGCCTTGTCTCCACGACACGATGGTGAACCCAACACCCCTTTTCATCTAATTCTGTGGACAGACCCGAGTTTGCTGGCTTCACCTGACCCAACCCTGGCCAGCTACAAAAACCGAGCCGGACTCAATTCGTTCAGAATGACCTCACGGGCAGGCAGCAGGCTGGCACAATGCTGCTTCAGCCACCCACGTGCTCCGAAACAGACGCCAGAGGGGGAGGAGACAGAACCGGAAACAAACGCCCGCCACAGCCTAATCCCGTGACTGCTGAGCACTTGAGACCCCAGTCCCCCCAGGAAGCGAGCAGACCCGACGCCGGGACACTCACAGCCTTCTTCAGGAAGAGGATGTCCCCAGATAGGTGGAAGGCACTCAGAAGCCCCCCCAGGATCCGGATTGTGCTCTCAAACAGGTTGACGTCCACATTTTTCCGAAACCGTAACTTCTTTGACACCCACTTCCTGGCTTCTTGAAATTCTACCACGTGGAACAGCAGAGACACAGGAACAAATGAACAGGCCAGCCTTTCCTGGCCGGGCCCTCAGGGCTCTGCACACCCCGGCAGGGTTCCGACATCACCTCCTCACGCAGGAGGGGGGCCCAGGAGTCCTCCAACCGCACAGAAAACATGGGGCCAGCGTGCAGCTGGGGGAAGGCTGTGCAGCGTGAGCACAAGTGCTCAACGTCAAAGCCACGCTACAGAGAAGCACGAGAGAGTGAGTGGCTGGAGGCCTGCAGTGCAAGTGTTAGACGGAACAGGGCCGTGCGCGCCAGTTCAGAAATACCCGGGGACACGCCACCCGTCTCACCCTGTCTCCACCGACAAGGCCTGAGGGAGACTCGGGGCGCGGCCGGCCACCACGTCGGATCACGTGCCGCCTCCCCCCACAGGGCCCTCCTGACCGCCAGAAACACGGGCTGCAGACGCCCCTGGATTCCACCCTCCACCACGCTCGGCGCTCTGCAGGAGGCGCAGGGCGCACAGATGTGCGAGGACAGAGAGCTGCCCGCGGCCAGCACAGCCACGCTGGCAGCCAGGACAAGGGGAAGCCCAGCCCAGCAGGACACAGCGTGTGGTCGCCTCCCAGACCAGGCGCGCTCGGGCCCGAGGGTCACGCGCGGCGAGCTCGAGCCCACCACAGGGACGGGCAGGTACCTTTCTTTAGCCCCAGAATCCACATGGTGTCCAGCGCGTCGATCAGCGTGAGGCCGAGGCCAAACCACTCGCTGAAGGACCTGGTCAGGGGCTTCAGCTCGTCGTGGCCCCAGGCGAACTTGCGGTATCCAGCCCACGCGTGGAGGAAGGCGTCTACCACAGCCTTCTGGCGCTCGTTctggggggctgggaggaggaaagCAGGGTGTGGGCACCCAGGCAGACCTGCCCTGTGGCCCCACAGCGAGTGAGCCTGCCGTGGGGGCACCTTAGGCTGCAGTGAAGGCCCAGCTGAAGATGCCACCGGCCCAGGCTGGTCAGCCTGCACCAGGTCCCAGCAGGGACCCCCCTCCAGGAAACAGCGAAGGAGCGAAAGCGGAGGACCCAGTGTGCCTGGTGTGCAGTCTGGTTTGTGGACATCAAACGTGACGGGTGCTGGTGACCCGGACAAGAAGGCATCTGGTGGTGCCTGTGTTCAACCCAGTCAGCTGAGGGTGCTTCCGAGGAGGAGAAAACGGAGCTGACACCTCAAGGCTGATCAGATGCCTCCCGGGGCTTGGAGCACGTCAGCGGTGGCTTCTCGCCCCGTGTGAGGGAACTGCGTGCATACACAGGGCTACTGCACAAGGGGACACCAGGCGTGCACGCTGCCCCACGTGCAGCCCGGCGTGGGCGAGGCGGACCGCTGTCCACACCCACACGCAGTCATCCATTGCTAACCCCGCCCTGTGTCCCTCAGGGCCGTGGCCACAAGTCCCCCTCCTGGCTCCCTGGTTCTCCTGGGGGACTCCAGCGCTGGAAGCAGAGGGTCCCAGCCAGGCTGCAGACTCAGTTCTCCGGTCAAATGGGCAGAGGACAGACCGCCATCTCAACGGGGACGTGAGGACCACAGTGTGCAGGCTGCATGGGGCTCACTGAGCCCAGCCGCCCACAGGCCCTTCACCTCTCGCGCTGGAGCCTGAGGACTCTGCACATCTGCCCAGAGCCATCGGCCTGGGGCCATCCCCAAAGGACAGAGGTGCACAGCAGCACCCAGGCCTGTCACCGGGACACAGGCGGAGAGGCCAGCCTCCTGCATGTGTAACTCCTGCAGCTGCAGCACTGGACGCGGGGAACAGCCGCAGAGGGGGCGGACGTCGTCACCAAGGCTCTGGAGAGTGCCTGACCCCAAGGACCCCCGGTGCCCGTGCTCCACGGGAAGGCAGGAGCTGCACAGCCACCCCACTCTCCAGCGTGCACAGCGCTGCGCCCTCAGAATGAATGccagctgaggcccagagggcgCAGGCGGCCCTTACTTCGACTGGCCCGAATCCTTAGGGCCTGCTGCTGAAAAGGCCAGCCGAAGAACTCTGCCTTCTTGGGAGGGTGTCTGGGGCCCTGCTCCAGCTTGGTCCCTGCTCCCCTCCACCTGGAGGGAGAGAATCAGACTCAGAGCAGAGGTGGATTGCTCAGCCTCCCACTCTACACGGGGACCTCGAGTGAGCAGTCCCCGAAACTGCTTCCCACGGGCGCAGTCTGTGACACAGGAAAGCTGTCCTTATGTGTCAGGCggttctctttgtttttcagggaaaaaaacagcaaaagaggCCTCTGGGTTTCCCAAGATCAGACCATCTCTGACGCTCCCGGTACCTGAGGCCGTCTCTCTGCGCCTCTGCTCCCCAGCCAGCCTCGCCCAccacctctgccctcctctgggcccggtcctgcctcctctcctgggGGTCTCCATCGGGCGCTCTAATCTGCAGGTTGGGGGGTCCTCGTCGGAAATGCCTTTGGGGCTTCTGGACAGAGACAAGAGTCACTCGTACAATGATTCCATCCCGCTTCTAGGACGCAGCCCGTCCCGTCAGACCTGGAGCCACATAGGGAGCGCTGTGGACTGGCTGAGCAGCTGCCGTTtcctagaggaaatgctttccacTTTTCATACGATGCGCAGCTTTGGGAGGAGCCCCTTTCTTGTCAGATCCTGGCTCTGACTCCCTGATGGAGGCTCTGCCGATGGGTGAATGTAGCCCTGGAGAGTCAGTTAAGCCCCTGGCCAGAGCGTGTCTGGGAGTCAGACCCTaaggggagcagggcagggatAAACCACCCCATCCCCGTCGATGGAGCCACAGAGAACACTGCCCAGGCCTGCACCCGGGACTCCCACCTCAGCCGCGGAAGGCTGCGGCAGAGGCGGCCGGTCAGTGACAAAGCGCCGTGGGAGGCCGCACTCATCCTGGCTCCAGCCCCCCAACAGTGGCTGTGacagcaactcctccagctcccaAGGACACAGACCCGTGAATGGAAAAGCCTCTGGCGGCAGCACCCACGGACACCTTGGGGGAGGATCCGTGAAGACACCCCCTTCCAAGATCCAAACCCCACCGAGCCGGGCCCCCAGGTCACGAGAGTAGGTGCGGCTGAAACAAAGCTCCATGGATGAAGCAGGTCTCGGGGACGAGTGCCGGCATCGGACCCAGAGAGGAGGTGCCAGCGGACTCAGGATGCGCAGGGGCCCCGAGACTCGCTCCACAGGAGACGTGGATGTCCACGCCTTCATCCCAGGCCCCTCCTGGACCCCAGAGTCCAGGTCATGGATGCTGAGGTGTGGAAACGTGTCTCTCGGAGGAGAAACAGCCACGTTCTGCTGTCACATGACCGTGAAGTCAACACACAAGAGTGGGCACAGAAGTGACAGAAGGAATGCTCTTGGCTCTAAAGGGAGAAACCggctctctcacacacagaccTTCCAGAGAGACGGGGTGAGAGCAGGCAGCCTGTGGGGCTTGAGGCCGGCATCAGTCCCAGAGCCTCTCCCTGGGGGCGCCTGGGCACACCTGGACACCCCAACCCGCAGGAGCGTGCACCTGGCACAGAGCACCCTGGGCGCTCAGAGGCCGGCCGCCCTCCTGGGGTGGGACCTGCCCTGGCTCTGGCTGACGCCTCGCCCTCTAGTCTCCATGTGCTCCCCCGCCCTCGCTCGCCCCCCTGGACGGCTCGGGGTTCCCCAGGATGCGacctcacccctgcccccaccccttctGGATGGCAGGCACCACGCACCTGCCAACTCCCAGTCCTCCCTGCTGACCCCACTGTGATGCGGAGGCCCCAGAACCTCTGTCTGGGCAGGTCCAGAGTGGAGCCCCCGCCTGACCGCCCCCGGCCAGTAGCTCCCAGAGAAAAGGGCCGGTCTCTCTCACCTCCCAAGGACCCGGAGCAGCAGATGGGCCAAGAGGACAGAGGACAGAAtggccctcctcctctctccgcGTCTCCTCCATCCCCCCAGCCCAGAGCAAGGAGCCTCAGGTGAAAACCTCAGACGCACGGCAGGAAGCAGAATTCTTCCCAGTCCCTCTCAAACAGCCCACGCTGTGCTGAAACGCCTCTGGCCTGGACCCCAGTTGCGACTGCACCTTCAGTTTACTCCAAGTACCTGAGGCGACAGCCCCGCCACGGCCTCCGGGTTCTCAGCTGCTTTCTGAGGAGCTGGCAAGACGGGAGGATTTGCTGGTCTCATCTGCCCTGCTGCCGCCGACCTGCTGTCCACAGCTAAACAGGAGAATCTATTTTATCTCCAATACGCCTCGAGGCCCAGAGGAGAGTCAAAGGGCGCTGGAAACAGCACCTACACAGCCAGCCCTCCTGGAAAAGGACAGGCTGGGGCCTCTGCAGAGGGCAGGCCAAGGAATTCCAGAGTGGCCTCAGGGAAGCAAAGCCTGCCCATAGCCCCCGCAGCTTCTGTCTTTACCCCACCACAACCCACACACTTGGCCTTTATCTTTCCACTTCGAGGAGGCCCACGGTGGCACACGGGCCATTCACGGGAGCCAGCCGCGGGCTCTGCagctttcctcctccaaggagccTCGAGCAGAACCCAGGAGGGAGCTGCCCCTCCTGCTGGCACCTGCGCTTCCTTCCCAGCACTGCGGTGCGTGTTAGGAAGCGCCTGCAGCGCAGCGCGTGCAGACTCCGCCTGTACCCTCGGACCTGGATCTCGGTGTGAGACGGCCGGGCGACAGGCCGCTTCTCACAGCAGACGTCTGGGAAACAGTCACACACGGCAGATTAACAGCCACCTTATAGCGGGGTGCTGGGAACATTCTAGGCTTCTCCTTATCTCACTTCCCGCCAATGCGTTGAAGTCTGGGCCTCCTGCCGCTGCCAGATCGCTGTGGCACCCCTTAGTCAGCTCTCAGGACACCTGAGGATCATGCAAGCTGGTACCTGTCCACTCGTCGGCCACGTGGACATAGGACCGGAGGCCAAAGAGCATCAGGACCACCAGCAGGAAGAGGACCATCATCCGCTGTAACCTCGACAGCTGCTTCCATTTCTGACGGACAGAGAACGACCATTTTACTGAAAGGAGCACACGGAGCAATCTCTCCCGCCGTGTCAGACTCCGGGAGGATGAGGAGCAATTCCCGAGGCCCAGCATGGGGCTCTGCTGCTTCTGAACCGGGGTCGTTTCCTCCAAGCGGGGGCCGCAGGCTGGAGCGGTACTGCAGCCGACACCTGCACCGGTCCACTTAGAATGAAACCCGTGGGGAGACCTTTTCTGGGCCTGGTATGGGCGCAGAGAATGACTGGCAGCCGGGTGTGCTGGCCGCAGCTCCCTCCCGCCTCACCCTGGCCCTGCAGCCCACTAGCTGGACTCAGGCCCCCAGCTCTCCACGGGTACAAGTTCCTTGCATGGCGTTAAAGGCCTCCTGCAAAAAGCAAGTTTTTAAAGGTCCAACTGGGAAAGCCTTGGcatcccgtggttaagactccgagcttccactgcatgggcccagtttgatctctggttggggaactaaggtcctgggTGCTGCCTgactcagtcaaaaaaaaaaaaaaaaaaaacaaccctcctGAGAGGCAGGTCCACAGCACACTAAAGAGGACAGCGGGCTCTGGTGGTGGCTCCTGGACGCCCCTGATCTGCCAGGCCTTGTAACAGGGCAACAGTGACCCCAGCAggcatattttattgaagtgagATCAGGTTCACAACTTAGGTTCTGGATCAGTGATGTGAAGGACTTAAAAACCACAAGGTCTGTCTGGGGTGAGACATGAGTAtggtttttctttcatcttcatgaGGCCATGAAAGTCAGAAATAACAGAATTAAGGTGAGGGAGATCATATtagggtttttgtgtgtgtgtgtgtgtgtttctcctttTGGTCTCCTATCAGTAGCTGGACAAAAACCTCCTGATTCGTGGCAGAAGTAAAAGAAAAGCCCCTCTGGGGACATAGGCCTGAGTCAGAGGAAGAAGTTTGTTATAAAGTTTTCAATAATGATGGGGCAAagtttatccaaaggaaatgggTTTCTGAATGTCTTAGCTCCAGAGGCCAGCTTGAGGAAGGGGTGACATGACACCGGAGGCATGAGACAGAGACAAACGCTCCAAGGGTCAGCAAGTAGACGTCAGGGGCCAGAGGGATAAATGAAATCCCGCGCACGGGCTCCTCCTTCCTAGGAGCACTCACACACTCAGGGCTCAGGGTGCCGGTGAAGCGCCAGGGGTCAGTTCTGTGTGACCTTA is a genomic window containing:
- the LOC113900890 gene encoding endoplasmic reticulum mannosyl-oligosaccharide 1,2-alpha-mannosidase-like, which encodes MHPRPAPPGGALALSPGGRPDGGGARGPCWPWRVSVRGAGLKPAGPGGRGARRETASAGGTAATRPRPRPRSRARTRPPAAGAAVPPRSPGRDPARARPRRRPPTCAPRGLRTDPWRFTGTLSPECVSAPRKEEPVRGISFIPLAPDVYLLTLGATAPACGPRLEETTPVQKQQSPMLGLGNCSSSSRSLTRRERLLRVLLSVKWSFSVRQKWKQLSRLQRMMVLFLLVVLMLFGLRSYVHVADEWTAVDSRSAAAGQMRPANPPVLPAPQKAAENPEAVAGLSPQKPQRHFRRGPPNLQIRAPDGDPQERRQDRAQRRAEVVGEAGWGAEAQRDGLRWRGAGTKLEQGPRHPPKKAEFFGWPFQQQALRIRASRSKGRLRPLGLSWHSAPPDAFLSGSPAPVTFDVHKPDCTPGTLGPPLSLLRCFLEGGPCWDLVQADQPGPVASSAGPSLQPKVPPRQAHSLWGHRAGLPGCPHPAFLLPAPQNERQKAVVDAFLHAWAGYRKFAWGHDELKPLTRSFSEWFGLGLTLIDALDTMWILGLKKEFQEARKWVSKKLRFRKNVDVNLFESTIRILGGLLSAFHLSGDILFLKKAEDFGNRLMPAFRTPSKIPYSMVNIGTGVAHPPRWTSDSTVAEVTSIQLEFRELSRLTGDKKFQEAAEEVTRRVHALHGKLDGLVPMFINTNSGSFTHLGMFTLGARADSYYEYLLKQWIQGGKKERQLLEDYLEAVDGIRKHLLARSEPRKLTFVGELNHGRFSAKMDHLVCFLPGTLALGAHHGLPAEHMELAQALMDTCYQMYRQMETGLSPETAHFNLHHTKILKDVQVKAADRHNLLRPETVESLFYLYRLTGDRKYQDWGWEILHSFNTYTRVPSGGYSSISNVQDPRHPQPRDKMESFFLGETLKYLYLLFSDDPDLLSLDTYVFNTEAHPLPIWAPS